A stretch of Faecalibacterium duncaniae DNA encodes these proteins:
- the yqeC gene encoding selenium cofactor biosynthesis protein YqeC codes for MLSEKQFPFLAEKGHVVSLVGGGGKTTLLYAFARHCAAKGWRVLVSTTTHIRQPGENYAADEAALASLWAAGRYAVAGVPAEQGKLTALPPEQLTCWMAQADMVLLEADGAKRMPCKVPAAHEPVLLPESDIVLAVAGLSALGRPLREVCFRLEQACALLGAAPETLLTPELLARLLASEKGGRKLVGNRRFSVVLNQADAPARIVAGEQTLALLHEKYEVQGVLAYFDERERA; via the coding sequence ATGCTTTCGGAAAAACAATTTCCGTTTCTGGCAGAAAAGGGCCATGTAGTCTCGCTGGTGGGCGGCGGCGGAAAAACCACCCTGCTCTATGCCTTTGCCCGGCATTGTGCCGCCAAAGGCTGGCGGGTGCTGGTGAGCACCACCACCCACATCCGGCAGCCGGGGGAGAATTATGCCGCAGATGAAGCCGCTCTTGCGTCCCTCTGGGCAGCAGGGCGATATGCCGTGGCCGGTGTCCCGGCAGAGCAGGGCAAGCTGACCGCCCTGCCGCCGGAGCAGTTGACCTGCTGGATGGCACAGGCGGATATGGTTCTTCTGGAAGCGGACGGTGCAAAACGGATGCCCTGCAAAGTTCCGGCGGCCCATGAACCGGTGCTGCTGCCGGAAAGCGATATCGTGCTGGCCGTGGCCGGGTTGTCCGCGCTGGGCAGACCTCTGCGGGAGGTCTGCTTCCGGCTGGAGCAGGCCTGCGCCCTGCTGGGCGCTGCCCCCGAAACGCTTCTGACCCCGGAGCTGCTGGCAAGGCTGCTGGCCAGCGAGAAGGGAGGACGAAAACTGGTAGGGAACCGCCGTTTTTCTGTGGTGCTCAATCAGGCGGATGCCCCCGCCCGCATTGTCGCAGGCGAACAGACCCTCGCGCTCTTGCACGAAAAATATGAGGTGCAGGGCGTGTTGGCTTATTTTGATGAAAGAGAGCGTGCATGA